One window of Candidatus Nitrospira kreftii genomic DNA carries:
- a CDS encoding transposase, producing the protein MHAGKLVFAQVMECAPWHTFRRLVLKYRGDFNIRTFSCLDQFLCMAFAQLTYRESLRDIDACLRAQPTKLFHLGLRGKVSRSALADANESRNWRIHFEFAQALIRIARALYAKEPLSVELKETVYALDATTIDLCLTLFPWASFRATKAAVKLHTLLDVRGAIPAFIHISDGKLHDVNVLDLLIPEPGAFYVMDRGYLDFERLYRLHQAGSFFVTRAKSNFKCKRLYSRPVDRSTGLLCDQDVALTVFYSQQSYPTRLRRIRYRDAEGRDLVFLTNHMTLPALTVCELYRLRWQVELFFKWIKQHLRIKRFFGTSENAVKTQVWIAVSVYVLVAIIRKRLDLDRSLHSRLQILSVTPFEKVSLLQLLTDTEPPTDPLVDGNQLTLL; encoded by the coding sequence ATGCACGCTGGCAAACTTGTGTTCGCTCAAGTCATGGAGTGCGCGCCCTGGCATACCTTTCGGCGTCTGGTCCTGAAATATCGTGGCGATTTCAACATCCGCACGTTCAGTTGTCTGGACCAATTCCTGTGCATGGCATTCGCGCAGTTGACCTACCGGGAGAGTCTGCGCGATATCGACGCGTGTCTACGCGCACAGCCGACCAAGCTCTTTCACCTGGGTTTGCGCGGCAAGGTCAGTCGCAGCGCGCTGGCCGATGCCAACGAGTCTCGCAACTGGCGCATCCACTTCGAGTTCGCCCAAGCCCTTATTCGTATCGCCCGCGCTCTGTATGCCAAGGAGCCGCTCAGTGTGGAGCTGAAAGAAACGGTCTATGCGCTGGATGCCACCACCATCGACTTGTGCCTGACACTGTTTCCGTGGGCATCGTTTCGTGCCACCAAAGCAGCCGTCAAACTGCACACCTTGCTCGATGTACGCGGTGCGATTCCCGCGTTTATCCATATCAGCGACGGGAAACTGCACGACGTCAATGTGCTCGACCTGCTTATCCCCGAGCCCGGCGCCTTCTATGTGATGGACCGCGGCTACCTCGACTTTGAACGGTTGTATCGCCTGCATCAGGCTGGCAGTTTCTTCGTCACCCGCGCCAAGTCCAACTTCAAGTGCAAGCGCCTCTACTCCCGCCCTGTCGATCGCAGCACCGGATTGCTCTGCGATCAGGACGTCGCGTTGACGGTGTTCTACTCCCAACAAAGCTATCCCACACGTTTGCGTCGCATACGCTATCGCGATGCCGAGGGCAGAGACCTCGTGTTCTTGACCAATCATATGACGTTGCCCGCTTTGACGGTGTGCGAACTGTACCGCCTGCGCTGGCAGGTCGAACTGTTCTTCAAGTGGATCAAGCAGCACTTGCGCATCAAACGTTTCTTCGGCACTTCTGAGAACGCGGTGAAAACGCAAGTATGGATCGCGGTGTCCGTGTACGTGCTCGTTGCCATCATTCGAAAGCGACTGGATCTCGATAGGTCGTTGCACTCCAGGCTCCAGATCTTGAGCGTCACCCCATTCGAGAAAGTGTCGCTACTTCAACTGCTTACCGACACCGAACCACCCACCGATCCGTTGGTCGACGGTAACCAACTGACTTTGCTATGA
- a CDS encoding hypothetical protein (conserved protein of unknown function) codes for MAEVTWTAEAERWLHDIYDYIALDNPIAAARTIEAIYLKAEILREFPESGYRYWQKPDRHIRILLHGHYRIAYLIKSSEAIDIIGVFHGALNIDRYLL; via the coding sequence ATGGCAGAGGTGACGTGGACCGCCGAAGCTGAACGATGGCTGCATGACATCTACGACTATATCGCACTCGATAATCCCATTGCTGCAGCCCGCACCATCGAAGCCATCTATCTGAAAGCCGAAATCCTTCGAGAATTTCCAGAATCAGGGTACCGCTACTGGCAGAAACCAGACCGACACATCCGCATCTTGCTTCACGGACATTATCGCATCGCCTACCTGATCAAGAGCTCCGAAGCAATCGACATCATCGGGGTCTTCCACGGGGCACTCAATATCGACCGGTACTTGCTCTAG
- a CDS encoding putative C32 tRNA thiolase, which produces MIVPSRPAPPLRLDEDTEKMQTRLCRQVGQAIADYRLIEDQDKVMVCLSGGKDSYGLLDILLLMQRRAPIHFDLVAVNLDQRQPGFPEQVLPEYLASRGIPFHIEARDTYSIVKRLIPEGQTTCSLCSRLRRGHLYRIATELGATKIALGHHRDDIIETLFLNLFYTGKLKAIPPKLRSKDGRHIVIRPLAFVTETDLARYAELRAFPIIPCDLCGSQEDLKRKKVKAMLQAWERDSPGCSDSIAAALANVAPSLLMDSGLFNFASLMPAGGDQSEGDIWLDQDPAPDLNSHASPSTR; this is translated from the coding sequence ATGATTGTCCCTAGCAGACCAGCACCTCCGCTTAGGTTAGATGAAGACACAGAGAAGATGCAAACACGTCTTTGCCGGCAGGTGGGTCAGGCTATTGCCGACTATCGTCTCATTGAAGACCAAGACAAGGTGATGGTCTGTTTGTCCGGCGGTAAAGACAGTTATGGGTTACTGGATATTCTACTTCTTATGCAACGCCGGGCTCCGATTCATTTCGACCTCGTTGCCGTCAATCTCGACCAGCGGCAACCGGGCTTTCCGGAACAGGTGTTGCCTGAGTATCTGGCTAGCCGCGGTATCCCTTTCCATATCGAGGCACGCGATACCTACTCTATCGTGAAGCGATTAATCCCTGAGGGACAGACGACGTGCTCCCTTTGTTCACGGTTACGGCGAGGACACCTTTATCGAATTGCCACGGAGCTTGGCGCGACGAAGATTGCGTTAGGACATCACCGCGATGACATCATCGAAACGCTATTCCTCAATCTTTTTTATACAGGCAAGCTGAAGGCCATTCCTCCGAAGCTGCGCTCAAAGGATGGACGACACATCGTCATCCGTCCGCTGGCATTTGTCACAGAGACCGATCTGGCTCGGTATGCGGAGTTGCGGGCGTTTCCAATCATCCCCTGTGATTTGTGCGGATCCCAAGAGGATTTGAAGCGAAAGAAGGTAAAGGCCATGCTGCAGGCATGGGAGCGAGACTCGCCGGGCTGTTCCGACAGCATCGCGGCCGCTTTGGCCAACGTTGCCCCATCCCTCTTGATGGACTCTGGACTCTTCAACTTCGCATCACTTATGCCGGCCGGAGGTGATCAATCGGAGGGCGACATCTGGTTAGATCAAGATCCGGCTCCAGATCTCAACTCGCATGCCTCTCCATCCACGCGGTAA
- a CDS encoding Nucleoside permease nupX, protein MEEWPFRLLACVGFFTIALLAWVTGRRSRLNWTTIGGSAALAWGLGIMSFWFPGSRWLWSMINDMVIAVLTASQKGTVFLLGPLALGPGQTLPDGTVSIGFILAAQALPAVVFFAALMSGLYYLGVMQAIVGLFARLFYRTMGLSGAESLSGAANIFVGIEAGLIVRPYLGAMTRSELLLVLTCMMATVASTVMGIYVSALQHVVPQIAGHLISASIISIPCAVLISKLTFPEDGEPVTLGGVPSDLTEGNLSPASDSDANPPPSNLIVALIEGSGQGTKMAVGIAALLIVFLGLEALVDLALAQLPAIGGVPLSVTRILAWLIWPFAILLGLRPEEWQIGADLLGSRFIETEVAAYFKLAAVQSASPPPLSPRSLTTMTYALCGFVHVASMGIFVGGISALVPHRAKDISLLGLRALWTAYLTTLLTGCIAGVLASS, encoded by the coding sequence GTGGAGGAATGGCCGTTTCGTCTGCTTGCGTGCGTTGGGTTCTTTACGATCGCCTTGCTGGCGTGGGTGACAGGCAGGCGCAGTCGGCTGAATTGGACGACCATTGGAGGCAGCGCGGCGTTGGCCTGGGGGCTCGGCATCATGTCCTTTTGGTTTCCCGGCTCCCGCTGGCTCTGGAGCATGATTAACGATATGGTGATCGCCGTGCTCACCGCCTCGCAAAAGGGCACGGTTTTCCTGCTTGGGCCTCTCGCACTGGGTCCCGGCCAGACGTTGCCGGATGGGACGGTCTCGATCGGTTTTATCTTGGCAGCCCAAGCGCTGCCGGCAGTCGTGTTCTTTGCCGCATTGATGTCAGGTCTGTACTATTTGGGCGTCATGCAAGCGATCGTGGGTCTGTTTGCCCGACTTTTTTACCGAACAATGGGCTTATCGGGGGCCGAGTCTCTCTCCGGCGCCGCGAATATCTTCGTCGGCATCGAGGCAGGCTTGATTGTCCGCCCCTATCTCGGGGCCATGACACGATCGGAACTGCTCTTGGTGCTGACGTGCATGATGGCGACCGTGGCCAGCACCGTCATGGGCATCTACGTCTCGGCGCTCCAGCATGTCGTGCCTCAGATCGCCGGGCATTTAATTTCCGCATCAATCATTTCGATTCCTTGTGCGGTGCTGATCAGCAAACTCACGTTTCCCGAAGATGGAGAGCCCGTGACGCTGGGCGGCGTGCCCTCTGACCTCACCGAGGGAAACTTATCTCCTGCATCCGACAGTGACGCGAACCCGCCACCCTCCAACCTCATTGTCGCGTTAATCGAGGGCTCAGGACAGGGGACGAAAATGGCTGTCGGCATTGCCGCGTTACTGATCGTGTTCCTTGGATTGGAAGCGTTGGTAGATTTGGCGCTGGCACAGCTTCCTGCGATCGGTGGCGTGCCTCTCTCCGTCACACGGATCCTCGCCTGGTTGATCTGGCCGTTCGCCATTCTCCTCGGTCTCCGTCCTGAGGAATGGCAGATCGGCGCGGACTTGCTGGGGTCGCGGTTTATCGAGACGGAAGTCGCGGCCTATTTCAAGTTGGCCGCCGTGCAATCCGCGTCTCCGCCGCCGCTCTCTCCACGGTCCCTCACAACCATGACCTATGCCCTCTGCGGATTCGTGCATGTAGCGAGCATGGGCATCTTTGTCGGCGGCATCTCCGCCTTGGTGCCGCATCGGGCAAAGGACATCTCGCTCCTGGGACTGCGTGCGTTGTGGACCGCCTATTTGACGACGTTGCTGACCGGTTGTATTGCAGGAGTCCTTGCATCTTCCTAG
- a CDS encoding hypothetical protein (conserved protein of unknown function) translates to MATIFLAVLMLSAASAMIYKPASMGRMVRLQEKVPYHRIISKVVLLTVLLPGFAYAHGNVTIEEDGCVRRVGGGLVHFNAYQPQNEAKAQYCTEIPGEGETFLVVDLVDAGLRNTAVGVRVVRGLTETAEDQTVAYWPPAIHPDGVVRGETTLAKGLYTLIITPEGLSSSSYVLRVQQVDYAQIVRKSIGPLVILLLLALIGYEFSKSKRGRNWRISGQA, encoded by the coding sequence ATGGCGACGATATTTCTGGCCGTCCTCATGCTGAGTGCTGCCAGTGCAATGATATACAAGCCGGCCTCAATGGGTCGTATGGTCAGACTCCAGGAAAAAGTTCCGTACCATCGTATCATTAGTAAGGTTGTCCTTCTCACGGTTCTCCTGCCTGGGTTTGCATATGCGCATGGCAATGTGACGATCGAGGAGGATGGTTGTGTCCGACGAGTCGGAGGCGGCCTCGTCCATTTCAACGCGTATCAGCCACAAAACGAGGCAAAAGCTCAGTACTGTACGGAAATTCCCGGCGAGGGAGAAACGTTTCTCGTTGTAGATCTGGTAGACGCCGGATTACGAAACACGGCAGTCGGAGTGCGGGTAGTTCGAGGACTCACCGAAACCGCAGAAGATCAAACAGTGGCATATTGGCCTCCGGCAATCCATCCGGACGGGGTGGTCAGAGGCGAAACCACGTTAGCCAAAGGGCTCTATACGTTAATCATTACCCCGGAAGGACTCAGTTCCTCGTCCTATGTGTTACGGGTACAGCAAGTCGACTATGCGCAAATTGTCCGCAAATCGATTGGGCCGTTGGTCATCCTGCTCCTTCTCGCATTGATCGGATATGAGTTTTCGAAATCAAAGCGAGGTAGGAATTGGCGGATCTCCGGGCAGGCATAA
- a CDS encoding hypothetical protein (conserved membrane protein of unknown function): MESLHQLEIVILLLAAVLALTTVANKILIPYPILLVIGGLILGVVPGLPTVTLSPDLVFLVFLPPILWAAAYFTSLREFRHNLRPILLLAVGLVLVTTAAVAAVAHTVLAGIGWAEAIALGAIVSPPDAVSATAIGNRLRIPRRVVTILEGESLVNDATALVLHRVAVGAAVTGTFTEGGAILEFIFAAGTTN, from the coding sequence ATGGAGAGCTTGCACCAACTCGAAATTGTCATTCTCTTGCTCGCTGCGGTCCTGGCACTCACGACGGTCGCCAACAAAATCCTGATCCCATATCCCATTCTCCTCGTGATCGGCGGACTCATCCTGGGAGTGGTGCCGGGTCTTCCAACGGTCACGCTGAGTCCTGATCTGGTCTTTCTGGTCTTCCTCCCGCCCATCCTCTGGGCCGCCGCTTATTTTACGTCGCTCCGAGAGTTTCGACACAATCTGCGGCCGATCTTGCTGTTGGCGGTGGGACTGGTCCTCGTGACGACGGCTGCTGTGGCGGCCGTTGCGCATACGGTGTTGGCCGGAATCGGATGGGCGGAGGCGATTGCGCTGGGGGCGATTGTCTCACCACCCGATGCGGTGTCGGCCACGGCGATCGGCAATCGACTGCGCATTCCGCGCCGCGTCGTCACGATCCTAGAAGGGGAAAGTCTGGTCAACGATGCGACAGCGCTCGTCCTGCATCGCGTGGCGGTGGGGGCAGCAGTCACTGGCACATTTACGGAAGGCGGCGCGATCCTCGAATTCATCTTTGCCGCCGGAACAACAAATTAG
- a CDS encoding Serine dehydrogenase proteinase, protein MCLGADSIMMTRQATLGPIDPSVNGPLNPEIPGAPPQQRTPVSVEAINGYLAFAKEEIGLNSSEAKLAVLRSLADRVHPLVLGEVYRSRAQIRMLGQRLIQRQLTDKARVKKVLDFLCSESGSHDYTIYRQEARDELGLKVERPDDALYAIIRDQ, encoded by the coding sequence ATGTGCCTCGGTGCTGACTCTATTATGATGACTCGCCAGGCCACACTCGGCCCAATTGATCCGAGCGTAAATGGACCACTCAACCCAGAAATTCCAGGAGCACCACCTCAGCAACGTACCCCAGTGAGTGTCGAAGCCATCAATGGGTACCTAGCCTTCGCGAAGGAGGAGATTGGCCTCAACTCAAGCGAGGCGAAGCTTGCCGTCCTACGCTCTCTTGCAGACAGAGTCCACCCACTGGTACTCGGCGAGGTCTATCGAAGTCGCGCGCAGATCCGTATGCTCGGCCAGCGGTTAATCCAGCGGCAACTTACCGACAAAGCACGGGTCAAGAAGGTACTTGATTTCTTGTGCTCAGAGTCTGGTAGTCACGACTACACAATTTACCGACAAGAAGCTCGGGATGAGCTTGGCCTCAAGGTTGAACGGCCAGATGACGCACTATATGCAATCATCCGAGATCAGTAG
- a CDS encoding hypothetical protein (conserved protein of unknown function) encodes MERTVVDALKNPVIGQEEPVWATWPDEALLDLPMCDLHLGLTGGFLEQPITELTRELEQRGLLFRPHFWISNEWFTPDGVPGIAIPFYLAHPRLAKLELNQMLEVEGGTREWCLRILRHEAGHAIENAYKLRRRRTRQGIFGKSSQRYPMYYSPRPYSRSFVRHLDLWYAQSHPDEDFAETFAVWLTPDSLWEERYRGWPVLKKLKYVDGLMKELQGASPYVTTSEEVDSLSSLKKTLREHYERKRRHYGIDRQLQYDPDLKRLFSAMPSHSSKPSAASFLNRFRREVRRKVASWTGEYQYTIDQVLEDMIRRCRELDLRVPIAEEQAKLDFTILLTVHTMNFLRSGRHRVAL; translated from the coding sequence ATGGAACGCACGGTTGTTGACGCCCTCAAGAATCCGGTCATCGGCCAGGAGGAGCCCGTATGGGCTACGTGGCCCGATGAAGCATTATTAGATCTCCCGATGTGCGACCTGCATCTAGGACTCACCGGAGGGTTTCTCGAACAACCGATCACTGAGTTGACCCGTGAACTGGAACAACGCGGATTACTGTTTCGTCCTCACTTTTGGATCTCCAACGAGTGGTTCACACCCGATGGAGTACCAGGCATCGCCATTCCTTTCTATCTTGCCCACCCCAGACTGGCAAAACTCGAACTCAACCAAATGTTAGAAGTAGAAGGCGGGACAAGAGAGTGGTGTTTACGCATTCTTCGTCACGAGGCCGGTCATGCCATCGAGAACGCATATAAGCTCCGTCGCCGCAGGACACGCCAGGGGATTTTCGGCAAGTCATCTCAACGATACCCGATGTATTACTCCCCACGGCCCTATAGCCGAAGTTTCGTCCGCCACTTGGATTTATGGTACGCGCAAAGTCATCCGGATGAGGACTTCGCTGAGACCTTTGCGGTTTGGCTGACTCCGGATTCATTATGGGAAGAACGCTATCGAGGCTGGCCCGTCCTCAAGAAGCTCAAGTACGTTGACGGTTTGATGAAGGAACTTCAAGGAGCGTCGCCCTACGTCACGACATCAGAAGAAGTCGATTCGCTCTCAAGTCTAAAGAAGACCCTCCGGGAACATTATGAGCGCAAACGGAGACATTATGGCATCGACCGGCAATTGCAGTATGACCCGGATTTGAAGCGACTCTTTTCGGCTATGCCGAGCCACTCATCCAAACCCAGCGCCGCCAGTTTCCTCAATCGCTTTCGTAGGGAAGTGCGTCGGAAGGTCGCAAGTTGGACAGGCGAGTATCAGTACACTATCGATCAGGTGCTGGAGGACATGATCCGACGATGCCGAGAATTGGATCTCCGGGTGCCCATCGCGGAGGAACAAGCCAAGCTGGATTTCACCATCCTTCTCACCGTTCACACCATGAATTTTTTGCGGAGCGGGCGACATCGGGTGGCCTTATGA
- a CDS encoding D-alanine--D-alanine ligase: MKRLRVLVLMHKDLVPPDEVNGHSVKTVEWRTEYDVVSTLRKLGHEVYPLGVKSDLGVIHSAVENWRPDIAFNLLEEFDGVAVYDQHVVSYLELLHLPYSGSNPRGLMLARDKVLTKKVLAFHRIPYPEFMEVPQGRTVKRPKSLSFPLIVKSVSEEASLGISQASIVTDDDKLSERVAFIHNSVASGALIEQYIEGRELYVGIIGNGQLQVLPVWELIMDKLPDDAKRIATERVKWSRKYQTKYGITSREADKLPEGKTQEIQGLAKRVYRALGLSGYARIDMRMDADGQLYVLEANPNPQIAEDEDFADSAKKVGYQYKDLLQELLNVGLRWRPAKAA; this comes from the coding sequence ATGAAACGACTGCGTGTGCTGGTGCTCATGCACAAGGATCTCGTACCACCCGACGAAGTAAACGGCCATAGCGTGAAAACCGTCGAATGGCGGACAGAATATGATGTCGTGTCGACCCTCAGGAAGCTGGGCCACGAGGTGTACCCGCTCGGAGTCAAAAGCGACCTCGGCGTGATCCACTCAGCAGTGGAGAATTGGAGACCCGACATCGCGTTCAACCTCCTCGAAGAATTCGACGGCGTGGCTGTCTATGACCAGCACGTTGTCTCGTACCTCGAACTCTTGCACCTGCCCTACTCTGGGTCTAATCCTCGTGGACTCATGCTGGCTCGCGACAAGGTCCTGACGAAAAAAGTGTTGGCCTTTCATAGGATTCCCTACCCAGAGTTCATGGAAGTCCCTCAAGGCCGGACGGTGAAGCGGCCCAAATCACTGTCATTCCCCTTAATCGTGAAATCGGTGAGCGAAGAGGCCTCGCTTGGGATCTCTCAGGCCTCGATCGTGACGGATGATGACAAACTAAGCGAGCGAGTGGCCTTCATTCATAATAGCGTGGCAAGCGGAGCGCTGATCGAACAGTACATCGAGGGTCGCGAGCTCTACGTGGGAATTATTGGAAACGGACAGCTGCAAGTGCTGCCTGTCTGGGAACTCATCATGGACAAGCTACCGGACGATGCGAAGCGGATCGCGACCGAGCGCGTGAAATGGAGCCGAAAGTATCAGACCAAGTATGGCATCACGTCACGCGAAGCCGACAAGTTGCCGGAAGGCAAGACCCAGGAAATTCAAGGTTTGGCTAAACGTGTTTATCGGGCGCTTGGACTCAGCGGCTATGCGCGAATCGATATGCGGATGGACGCGGACGGGCAGCTCTACGTCCTTGAGGCAAATCCTAACCCACAGATCGCGGAGGATGAGGATTTTGCCGATTCGGCGAAGAAGGTCGGCTACCAGTACAAGGATCTGTTGCAAGAGCTTCTGAACGTCGGCCTTCGCTGGCGCCCAGCAAAAGCCGCATAA
- a CDS encoding hypothetical protein (conserved protein of unknown function), protein MPSAKEQITKILQDQPDDSSYDELLRELAFARMIDRGLADSDTGKTISHEEMGRRIKTWQR, encoded by the coding sequence ATGCCTTCAGCAAAAGAACAGATTACCAAGATCCTTCAAGATCAACCGGATGACAGTTCCTATGATGAGCTTCTACGAGAGTTAGCTTTTGCAAGAATGATCGACCGAGGACTCGCTGACTCTGACACAGGAAAGACAATCAGCCATGAAGAGATGGGTCGCCGCATCAAGACATGGCAGAGGTGA
- a CDS encoding hypothetical protein (conserved protein of unknown function) codes for MNERLVVQSILFVCTGNVFRSMAAEYALRTHLGQQSPYRVQSAGIDAKSKTIHPIISNRLIRNGINPSAHIPRLLTKKLVKKNDLIIAMGLGHREFIQERFGLKVPLFNQVSLGQETPILDLHEAIPDWERDIDEARAYVESVIDHICEAIPELVTRLPHIPGTKAS; via the coding sequence GTGAACGAACGACTCGTGGTGCAATCAATTCTCTTTGTATGTACCGGTAATGTCTTCCGGAGCATGGCAGCCGAATATGCGCTACGAACTCATCTCGGGCAACAATCCCCCTACCGAGTCCAATCGGCGGGCATCGACGCCAAGTCGAAAACGATTCATCCGATCATTTCTAACCGATTGATCCGAAATGGAATCAACCCTTCCGCCCATATCCCACGGCTATTGACCAAGAAATTGGTCAAAAAGAATGACCTCATCATCGCGATGGGTTTGGGGCATCGCGAGTTCATCCAAGAGCGCTTCGGTTTGAAGGTTCCGCTTTTTAATCAAGTGTCGCTCGGCCAAGAAACCCCGATCCTGGACCTGCATGAAGCCATCCCTGACTGGGAGCGGGATATCGACGAGGCGCGGGCATACGTGGAGTCAGTCATCGACCACATTTGCGAGGCCATACCGGAGCTGGTGACCCGACTCCCTCACATTCCCGGAACCAAGGCGTCATAG
- a CDS encoding Sodium:dicarboxylate symporter — protein MSIYSMGAEGSEPELVDNHASTESTTDSAKSSLLAWWQGIPLYARIVIALVLGVIVGLMLGSQAAVLAVPGKLVLRLLGALAPALILAAIVHTFMTTQLGGPLAARLPKLLLLNTLVAITVGLAVANVIQPGHGAGLSPPTVHDETTQSANPLSLFLENVPKSLLGPLGDDGKVIGVIFVAVAFGMALRKERERPLGTMGHLVELFLESLITILHWIIAVVPLAVFGIVASIVGTEGFAPFKALGMFVLSVLLALAIQAGYYLLRIRFGSWVRPGALLRGGRDPLVMAFSTASSTATMPVTYAALKDRVGLREQSASMGALVGANFNNDGTALYEAMAALFIAQMIGMDLSFQQQLLVVLTSIIASVGAAGIPEAGLVTMTMVFTAVGLPVEYIPVLLTVDWFLDRCRTAINVMGDMNVSCLLDGKYKEGAS, from the coding sequence ATGTCGATCTACAGCATGGGCGCAGAAGGATCAGAGCCAGAACTTGTGGATAATCACGCCTCGACAGAATCGACGACTGATTCAGCCAAATCCAGTCTGCTCGCATGGTGGCAGGGCATACCGCTCTATGCGCGCATCGTGATCGCACTGGTGCTTGGCGTCATCGTGGGGCTGATGCTGGGGAGCCAGGCAGCTGTCTTGGCGGTGCCGGGGAAGTTGGTGTTGCGGCTCCTCGGGGCTCTCGCCCCGGCGCTGATTCTTGCAGCGATCGTCCACACGTTTATGACGACGCAGCTCGGCGGGCCACTTGCGGCACGACTTCCCAAGCTGTTGTTGCTCAATACATTGGTCGCAATCACGGTTGGTTTGGCGGTTGCCAATGTAATTCAGCCTGGGCACGGGGCGGGACTTTCACCGCCCACTGTACACGACGAAACGACACAATCCGCGAATCCGCTCTCCCTCTTCCTTGAGAATGTGCCCAAGAGTCTGCTGGGACCACTTGGTGACGATGGAAAGGTCATTGGCGTCATCTTCGTGGCCGTGGCCTTTGGGATGGCACTCCGCAAGGAACGAGAACGGCCGCTTGGAACGATGGGGCACCTCGTTGAACTCTTTTTGGAATCGCTGATCACGATCTTGCACTGGATCATCGCGGTGGTCCCGTTGGCGGTCTTCGGCATTGTCGCGAGCATCGTGGGGACGGAAGGCTTCGCTCCGTTCAAAGCGCTTGGAATGTTCGTGCTCAGCGTGCTGCTGGCGCTCGCGATCCAGGCGGGGTACTACCTGCTCCGTATCCGCTTTGGTTCCTGGGTGCGTCCTGGTGCGTTGCTGCGAGGTGGACGTGATCCTCTGGTGATGGCGTTCTCGACGGCCAGCTCAACGGCGACAATGCCCGTGACCTATGCCGCCCTCAAGGATCGCGTGGGTCTGCGTGAGCAGTCTGCGAGCATGGGGGCGCTGGTTGGAGCAAATTTTAACAACGACGGCACGGCCTTGTACGAGGCAATGGCGGCACTCTTCATCGCACAGATGATTGGGATGGATCTGAGCTTCCAGCAGCAACTGCTGGTGGTATTGACGAGCATCATCGCCTCCGTCGGCGCTGCAGGCATCCCTGAAGCAGGTTTGGTAACGATGACCATGGTTTTTACGGCAGTCGGACTGCCCGTGGAATATATCCCTGTCCTGCTGACGGTGGATTGGTTTCTCGATCGCTGTCGCACAGCCATCAATGTGATGGGGGACATGAATGTCAGCTGCCTGTTAGACGGGAAATACAAGGAAGGGGCGTCGTAG
- a CDS encoding hypothetical protein (conserved protein of unknown function): MVDRIVSKGGVAIRLTDERWAHIIEEHGELTGFRGAVLETASSPARILVGSDGELLAVREIEQGKHLVVVYREQSEDGFIITAFLTRRIRSAGEEEASMAIADIQEYLKLLPAVNRAPQHAVWLTYDDEADTLYVNYKKPSHATDSEMTDDDVIIRYEGNQVIGFTVLHASKRVKKTA, encoded by the coding sequence ATGGTCGACCGCATTGTTTCCAAGGGTGGGGTCGCCATTCGGCTTACGGATGAGCGGTGGGCACATATTATCGAGGAGCATGGTGAACTGACTGGATTCCGTGGGGCTGTGCTGGAGACTGCGTCGTCTCCAGCCCGGATCCTGGTCGGCAGCGACGGAGAACTCCTGGCTGTTCGTGAAATAGAACAGGGGAAACATCTTGTCGTTGTGTATCGAGAACAGAGCGAAGATGGCTTTATCATCACAGCGTTTCTGACCCGTCGCATTCGTTCTGCTGGAGAAGAGGAGGCAAGTATGGCCATAGCGGACATTCAGGAGTATCTGAAGCTCCTTCCGGCTGTGAATCGAGCTCCGCAGCACGCGGTGTGGCTAACGTATGACGACGAGGCGGACACTCTGTATGTGAACTACAAAAAACCAAGCCATGCCACAGATAGCGAGATGACTGATGACGATGTGATTATCCGTTACGAGGGGAATCAAGTCATCGGTTTTACCGTATTGCACGCGAGCAAGCGTGTGAAGAAAACAGCTTAG